From Pseudovibrio sp. Tun.PSC04-5.I4, a single genomic window includes:
- a CDS encoding ABC transporter ATP-binding protein, whose amino-acid sequence MNKLRNILKISKKLWQKSELKLKLRFASTIIVICFASILTSLTPVFFKEIIDTLQDFESDPAWFLVTIYIMIIATARLLGEARWAIYGRVEQSLQATLYIILFKHLVNLTMRFHTDHRTGSIQQVASNGLMGYRTFLFNVIFVVIPLALELIVVFGVILTLYDFTYLSIIFSMVAVYITIVVIGAERLNQTQRAASNSFIEVNGRAYDYLSNVAVIKCFNAEKIASEKISISLKLAVESWSSWYRKRSLTASLSAMTILAGISIIIFISIQDFTSDKLSIGDFVLINTVIFQLLRPLEGLSLSYRDICRALIYIEGVSDLFSEKIEANKNRSEARSEITRGEVVFRNVRFGYEGGKDVVQGLNFQISAGKILGIVGPSGSGKSTIARLLLRLYETVDGRIDIDGKPADAISHENIRDAIAIVSQETTLFNDTIGFNIGMGRLSYSQEDIEEAAKAAELHDFVLSLPNGYDTIVGQQGLKLSGGERQRVAIARALIRKPKLFIFDEATSSLDSITEQQIQKNILKISRNITTLIIAHRLSTVCHADELLVMDKGSIIERGTHNALILQSGVYAKLWRYQDKAKLIVS is encoded by the coding sequence GTGAATAAGTTGCGAAATATATTAAAAATATCTAAAAAATTATGGCAAAAATCAGAGTTGAAACTGAAGCTACGATTCGCTTCTACCATAATAGTAATCTGCTTTGCATCAATATTAACTTCTTTAACGCCCGTGTTTTTTAAAGAAATTATTGATACACTTCAAGACTTTGAAAGTGACCCAGCTTGGTTCTTAGTTACTATTTATATTATGATCATTGCAACAGCTCGACTACTTGGAGAAGCTAGATGGGCAATATATGGGCGCGTCGAGCAGTCTCTTCAAGCTACATTGTACATTATTTTATTTAAGCATTTAGTCAATTTAACGATGCGTTTTCATACGGACCATCGAACGGGTAGTATTCAACAAGTCGCCTCAAATGGATTAATGGGATATAGAACATTTTTATTTAACGTCATATTTGTTGTTATTCCTTTAGCATTGGAGTTAATAGTTGTATTTGGAGTAATACTGACCCTGTATGACTTTACGTATCTAAGTATAATATTTTCTATGGTTGCAGTTTACATTACAATAGTCGTAATAGGGGCTGAGCGTCTAAATCAAACACAACGAGCGGCTTCGAATTCATTTATTGAAGTGAACGGCAGAGCTTATGATTATCTGTCTAATGTTGCAGTCATAAAATGTTTTAATGCGGAAAAAATAGCCTCTGAGAAAATTTCAATATCATTGAAACTTGCAGTGGAAAGTTGGTCAAGCTGGTATAGAAAACGATCTCTTACGGCATCTCTGTCTGCAATGACAATTTTGGCAGGCATATCAATTATTATTTTCATTTCAATACAAGATTTTACTTCAGACAAATTAAGTATTGGTGATTTTGTTCTAATTAATACCGTGATTTTTCAGTTATTACGCCCGCTTGAAGGATTAAGCTTGTCATATCGAGACATTTGCAGAGCGTTAATATATATTGAAGGTGTATCGGACTTGTTCTCTGAAAAAATTGAAGCAAATAAAAACAGGAGTGAAGCGCGCAGCGAAATAACACGTGGGGAGGTAGTGTTCCGAAATGTACGATTTGGCTATGAAGGTGGCAAAGACGTAGTCCAAGGTCTCAATTTTCAGATCTCAGCGGGCAAAATATTAGGGATTGTTGGTCCAAGTGGCTCAGGCAAGTCCACGATTGCAAGATTGCTGTTACGTCTATATGAAACAGTTGATGGTAGGATTGATATTGATGGTAAACCCGCAGATGCAATATCTCATGAAAACATACGAGACGCTATTGCTATCGTAAGTCAAGAGACGACATTGTTTAATGATACTATTGGTTTCAATATTGGGATGGGTAGATTAAGCTATAGTCAAGAAGATATTGAAGAGGCAGCTAAAGCTGCTGAGTTGCATGATTTCGTTTTGTCATTACCTAATGGTTACGACACTATTGTGGGGCAACAAGGCCTAAAGTTATCGGGGGGAGAGCGCCAAAGAGTTGCAATTGCACGAGCATTAATTAGAAAGCCAAAATTATTTATATTTGATGAAGCGACATCCTCACTGGATTCTATTACCGAGCAGCAGATCCAGAAAAATATTTTGAAAATATCGCGTAATATTACAACATTGATTATCGCCCATAGGCTATCCACTGTTTGTCACGCGGACGAGTTACTAGTCATGGATAAAGGATCTATTATAGAACGTGGAACACACAATGCGTTGATACTCCAATCTGGAGTTTATGCTAAGTTATGGCGATACCAAGACAAAGCAAAACTGATTGTGAGTTGA
- a CDS encoding transposase, protein MLDESRPRRSWTRVEKAAITAQVGVDGATLFDVAQSHGVGRYLLKRWMAQYCDSNTSENTKAPIFVPVVVTDPEPSGPTVIEVGLGNGRSLRVSSDLSDAQVRRFIGLVEAT, encoded by the coding sequence TTGTTGGATGAATCGAGGCCACGGCGGTCGTGGACACGGGTAGAAAAGGCGGCAATCACTGCGCAAGTTGGGGTTGATGGAGCAACGCTGTTTGATGTTGCGCAGAGCCATGGTGTCGGCCGGTACTTGCTGAAGCGATGGATGGCTCAGTACTGCGACAGCAACACAAGTGAAAACACGAAGGCTCCCATTTTTGTGCCTGTTGTTGTTACTGATCCTGAGCCTTCAGGACCCACCGTTATTGAGGTTGGGCTCGGGAACGGTCGCAGCCTGAGGGTTTCCAGTGACTTAAGTGATGCGCAGGTTCGCCGGTTTATTGGGCTGGTGGAAGCGACATGA
- the tnpB gene encoding IS66 family insertion sequence element accessory protein TnpB (TnpB, as the term is used for proteins encoded by IS66 family insertion elements, is considered an accessory protein, since TnpC, encoded by a neighboring gene, is a DDE family transposase.) yields the protein MIGPGTGVRVYLACGVTDMRKGIAGLAALAETELRQRPANGAVFAFRGRRGDRIKLLYWDGQGFCLYYKVLEKGRFPWPSPVDGSARLTSAQLAMLWEGMDWRRPSWGAPPVRMG from the coding sequence ATGATCGGGCCGGGAACAGGTGTGCGGGTTTATCTTGCGTGCGGTGTGACGGATATGCGCAAGGGCATTGCGGGTCTGGCCGCTTTGGCGGAGACGGAATTACGCCAGCGCCCTGCAAATGGCGCCGTGTTTGCGTTTCGCGGTCGGCGCGGCGATCGGATCAAGTTGCTTTACTGGGATGGTCAGGGATTTTGCCTTTACTACAAGGTGCTGGAAAAGGGTCGGTTCCCGTGGCCTTCACCAGTCGATGGCTCAGCCCGACTTACCTCAGCACAGCTGGCCATGCTGTGGGAAGGGATGGACTGGAGACGCCCCAGTTGGGGAGCTCCGCCCGTTCGAATGGGGTGA
- the tnpB gene encoding IS66 family insertion sequence element accessory protein TnpB, producing the protein MWLTSLTLQKGRFPWPSPVDGSARLTSAQLAMLWEGMDWRRPSWGAPPVRMG; encoded by the coding sequence CTGTGGCTGACGTCTCTTACCCTACAAAAGGGTCGGTTCCCGTGGCCTTCACCAGTCGATGGCTCAGCCCGACTTACCTCAGCACAGCTGGCCATGCTGTGGGAAGGGATGGACTGGAGACGCCCCAGTTGGGGAGCTCCGCCCGTTCGAATGGGGTGA
- a CDS encoding IS66 family transposase, translated as MNQSLNSLPDDPVLLKAMVLALQGKVESLQANEQAHLVLITWFKQALAKLRRQRFGASSEKIDREIAQLELALENLETAHPCQEPEDEQLPVPELATSTLEEPPKPTRGKPRVRSDVERERVTLQSPKACPECGGELRLIGEDVSELVEFITAKLKVIETARPKTSCRVCEKIVQAPAPTRPIEKSSAGASLLAHILVSKFDDHLPLYRQNEILARHGIDIPRSTLSDWCGLAMKTLAPLSELLKAEVMLSDRLHTDDTPIDVLGRQFKAASGSGKASRQGRIWTYVRDDRPFAGEAPPIAAYWFSANRKADNPRCHLKEFSGILQADAYAGYKQLYDSGDIKEAACWAHWRRDFHDIFTATKSELARYALEQIGKLYDIERQISGKPPDLRHEVRQKHSKPIAQAFKAWCEAQLTRISGKSPLAKAIRYGLSRWHAFTLFLDEGRVAIDNNAAERAVRPIALGRKNFLFAGSMAGGETLADAMTLIETAKLNGLNPQDYLTDVLARINDHMINRLHEFLPWNWKPDAKSQRQAQIMAP; from the coding sequence ATGAACCAGTCTCTTAACTCCCTTCCTGATGATCCAGTTTTACTCAAGGCCATGGTGCTGGCGTTGCAGGGAAAGGTTGAGAGTTTACAAGCCAATGAGCAGGCCCATCTGGTTCTGATCACATGGTTCAAACAAGCTTTGGCCAAGTTGCGCAGGCAACGCTTTGGCGCATCTTCAGAAAAGATCGACCGCGAGATTGCCCAGCTTGAACTGGCGCTGGAAAACCTGGAGACTGCCCACCCATGCCAGGAGCCGGAAGATGAGCAGTTGCCCGTGCCGGAACTGGCCACCTCCACACTTGAAGAGCCCCCCAAACCGACCCGCGGCAAACCTCGGGTGCGTAGCGATGTGGAACGCGAGCGGGTCACTCTGCAGTCACCCAAAGCGTGCCCCGAGTGTGGCGGCGAGCTGCGGCTCATCGGGGAGGATGTGTCTGAGCTGGTGGAGTTCATCACCGCAAAGCTAAAGGTGATTGAAACAGCGCGGCCCAAGACGTCCTGCCGGGTGTGCGAGAAAATCGTGCAAGCTCCAGCACCAACCCGGCCCATTGAAAAATCCAGTGCCGGAGCCAGCTTACTGGCGCATATTCTGGTCTCCAAGTTCGATGATCATTTGCCGCTATACCGTCAGAACGAAATCCTTGCCCGGCATGGCATTGATATTCCCCGCTCTACTCTGTCGGACTGGTGCGGGCTTGCCATGAAAACGCTGGCTCCGCTGAGCGAACTGCTTAAAGCTGAGGTGATGCTCTCAGATCGCTTGCATACCGATGACACACCCATTGATGTCCTGGGTCGCCAGTTCAAGGCGGCGAGCGGTTCCGGCAAAGCTTCGAGGCAGGGCCGGATCTGGACCTATGTGCGCGATGATCGCCCCTTCGCAGGAGAGGCCCCGCCTATTGCTGCCTATTGGTTCTCCGCAAATCGCAAGGCTGACAACCCGCGATGCCACCTCAAAGAGTTTTCCGGCATTCTGCAGGCCGATGCCTATGCCGGCTACAAGCAACTTTATGACAGCGGGGACATTAAAGAAGCCGCCTGCTGGGCGCATTGGCGCCGCGACTTCCATGATATCTTCACCGCCACCAAATCAGAACTGGCCAGATACGCACTGGAGCAGATCGGTAAGCTTTATGACATTGAACGTCAGATCAGCGGAAAACCACCAGACCTGCGGCATGAAGTGAGGCAGAAGCACAGTAAACCCATCGCTCAGGCCTTCAAGGCCTGGTGCGAGGCTCAGCTTACCCGCATCTCAGGCAAATCACCGCTGGCCAAAGCCATCCGTTATGGCCTCTCCCGTTGGCACGCCTTCACCTTGTTCCTCGACGAGGGTCGCGTCGCGATCGACAACAATGCGGCTGAGCGCGCAGTCAGACCTATTGCATTGGGCCGTAAAAACTTCTTATTTGCCGGATCAATGGCCGGCGGAGAAACTCTGGCGGACGCCATGACGTTGATTGAAACCGCCAAACTCAATGGTCTCAACCCGCAGGACTATCTCACAGATGTCCTTGCCCGCATCAACGATCACATGATCAACCGCCTCCACGAGTTCCTGCCATGGAACTGGAAGCCGGACGCAAAATCACAGCGTCAAGCCCAAATCATGGCGCCTTGA
- the ltrA gene encoding group II intron reverse transcriptase/maturase codes for MIISDMQHKLAKWAQDERTRRFDRLLRLIADRTWLTEAARVALASSGAKTPGVDGVDRDRFRQNEEELLATLGRSLLDGTYAPAPTRRVYIPKGNGKLRPLGIPTLTDRIVQRAMLMVMEPIWESDFSPYSYGFRPQRSVHHAIRAVLMQTTDGRNTKGRWVIEGDLASYFDTVHHRKLLSCVRKRIRDKRFIALLWRLLKAGHIDKGLFCAASKGVPQGGVLSPLLSNIMLNEFDRWMDEKFLGKAARNKRRGWNESVRKASPVAVRENRCRRPAVSYCRYADDFVVIVKGTKAQALAVREECRAFLEGDLALTLNMEKTHVTHVNDGFVFLGHRIIRKRGPRGVMRPVTTIPREKTSGFKHRLVKALSGDHNTPHTDMIKRLNRQLMGWANFYQFTDYTSKVFQHVDTVVFWKMAHWLGRKYRSRISRLMRKWFARPYGLKAKTWMVHSMTKEGVRVSSILYRLTNHQRGQFRWKTPRSNPYLREKNEAPFYETHYRGLVLAF; via the coding sequence TTGATAATCAGCGACATGCAACACAAGCTTGCGAAATGGGCGCAGGACGAGCGAACCAGAAGATTTGATCGCCTCTTACGCTTAATTGCCGATCGGACTTGGCTGACTGAGGCTGCCCGGGTTGCCTTGGCGTCGAGCGGCGCAAAGACCCCGGGCGTAGATGGCGTGGACCGAGATCGTTTCCGACAAAATGAGGAGGAACTCCTTGCGACGTTGGGGCGATCTCTGCTGGATGGGACCTATGCGCCCGCTCCAACACGACGCGTCTACATCCCGAAAGGGAACGGAAAGCTGAGACCGTTGGGAATACCGACACTGACGGATCGCATAGTACAGCGCGCCATGCTGATGGTGATGGAGCCGATTTGGGAAAGCGACTTCAGTCCTTACTCATATGGTTTCAGGCCACAGCGTAGCGTGCACCACGCGATCCGGGCCGTTTTGATGCAGACAACGGATGGCAGGAACACAAAGGGTCGCTGGGTGATCGAAGGTGATCTAGCAAGCTACTTTGATACTGTCCATCACCGCAAGCTGCTCTCGTGTGTGCGCAAGCGCATCCGGGACAAACGGTTTATCGCACTGCTCTGGAGGCTTTTGAAGGCAGGTCACATCGATAAAGGCCTCTTCTGCGCCGCCAGCAAGGGCGTTCCTCAAGGCGGGGTTCTTTCTCCGCTTCTGTCCAACATTATGCTCAATGAGTTTGATCGTTGGATGGATGAGAAATTCCTTGGAAAAGCAGCGCGCAACAAACGTCGTGGTTGGAATGAGAGCGTCAGAAAAGCCAGCCCTGTGGCGGTTCGTGAGAACCGCTGTCGCAGACCGGCAGTGTCCTATTGCCGTTATGCCGATGACTTTGTTGTCATCGTCAAAGGCACGAAGGCACAGGCGCTCGCGGTACGCGAGGAATGCCGAGCATTCCTGGAAGGCGATCTGGCATTGACGTTAAACATGGAGAAAACCCATGTCACTCATGTTAATGATGGGTTTGTCTTTCTCGGTCACCGGATCATTCGCAAACGCGGTCCCCGTGGCGTGATGCGGCCAGTAACGACCATTCCCCGAGAGAAAACCAGCGGTTTCAAACATCGACTGGTTAAGGCTCTTAGCGGCGACCACAATACGCCCCATACCGACATGATTAAGCGGCTAAACCGCCAACTCATGGGTTGGGCAAACTTCTATCAGTTCACCGATTACACATCCAAGGTCTTCCAGCACGTCGATACCGTCGTGTTCTGGAAAATGGCACATTGGCTGGGGCGCAAGTATCGCTCGCGCATCTCTCGTCTGATGCGAAAGTGGTTCGCGCGGCCGTATGGCTTAAAAGCCAAGACATGGATGGTGCACTCGATGACGAAAGAAGGAGTACGCGTTTCAAGCATCTTGTACCGGCTAACCAATCATCAGCGCGGGCAATTCCGCTGGAAGACACCACGTTCAAATCCTTATCTTCGGGAAAAGAACGAGGCTCCTTTCTACGAAACGCACTATCGTGGTCTCGTGCTGGCTTTCTAG
- a CDS encoding transposase: MLDGSKPRRSWTRVEKAAITAQVGVDGATLFDVAQSHDVSRCLLKRWMAKYGDSNTSENTKAPLFVPVVVTDPEPSGL; this comes from the coding sequence TTGTTGGATGGATCGAAGCCACGGCGGTCGTGGACACGGGTAGAAAAGGCGGCAATCACCGCGCAAGTTGGGGTTGATGGAGCAACGCTGTTCGATGTTGCGCAGAGCCATGATGTCAGCCGGTGCTTGCTGAAGCGATGGATGGCTAAGTACGGCGACAGCAACACAAGTGAAAACACGAAGGCTCCCCTTTTTGTGCCTGTTGTTGTTACTGATCCAGAACCGTCAGGACTGTAA
- a CDS encoding IS66 family transposase → MNQSLNSLPDDPVLLKAMVLALQGKVESLQANEQAHLVLITWFKQALAKLRRQRFGASSEKIDREIAQLELALENLETAHPCQEPEDEQLPVPELATSTLEEPPKPTRGKPRVRSDVERERVTLQSPKACPECGGELRLIGEDVSELVEFITAKLKVIETARPKTSCRVCEKIVQAPAPTRPIEKSSAGASLLAHILVSKFDDHLPLYRQNEILARHGIDIPRSTLSDWCGLAMKTLAPLSELLKAEVMLSDRLHTDDTPIDVLGRQFKAASGSGKASRQGRIWTYVRDDRPFAGEAPPIAAYWFSANRKADNPRCHLKEFSGILQADAYAGYKQLYDSGDIKEAACWAHWRRDFHDIFTATKSELARYALEQIGKLYDIERQISGKPPDLRHEVRQKHSKPIAQAFKAWCEAQLTRISGKSPLAKAIRYGLSRWHAFTLFLDEGRVAIDNNAAERAVRPIALGRKNFLFAGSMAGGETLADAMTLIETAKLNGLNPQDYLTDVLARINDHMINRLHELLPWNWKPDAKSQRQAQIMAP, encoded by the coding sequence ATGAACCAGTCTCTTAACTCCCTTCCTGATGATCCAGTTTTACTCAAGGCCATGGTGCTGGCGTTGCAGGGAAAGGTTGAGAGTTTACAAGCCAATGAGCAGGCCCATCTGGTTCTGATCACATGGTTCAAACAAGCTTTGGCCAAGTTGCGCAGGCAACGCTTTGGCGCATCTTCAGAAAAGATCGACCGCGAGATTGCCCAGCTTGAACTGGCGCTGGAAAACCTGGAGACTGCCCACCCATGCCAGGAGCCGGAAGATGAGCAGTTGCCCGTGCCGGAACTGGCCACCTCCACACTTGAAGAGCCCCCCAAACCGACCCGCGGCAAACCTCGGGTGCGTAGCGATGTGGAACGCGAGCGGGTCACTCTGCAGTCACCCAAAGCGTGCCCCGAGTGTGGCGGCGAGCTGCGGCTCATCGGGGAGGATGTGTCTGAGCTGGTGGAGTTCATCACCGCAAAGCTAAAGGTGATTGAAACAGCGCGGCCCAAGACGTCCTGCCGGGTGTGCGAGAAAATCGTGCAAGCTCCAGCACCAACCCGGCCCATTGAAAAATCCAGTGCCGGAGCCAGCTTACTGGCGCATATTCTGGTCTCCAAGTTCGATGATCATTTGCCGCTATACCGTCAGAACGAAATCCTTGCCCGGCATGGCATTGATATTCCCCGCTCTACTCTGTCGGACTGGTGCGGGCTTGCCATGAAAACGCTGGCTCCGCTGAGCGAACTGCTTAAAGCTGAGGTGATGCTCTCAGATCGCTTGCATACCGATGACACACCCATTGATGTCCTGGGTCGCCAGTTCAAGGCGGCGAGCGGTTCCGGCAAAGCTTCGAGGCAGGGCCGGATCTGGACCTATGTGCGCGATGATCGCCCCTTCGCAGGAGAGGCCCCGCCTATTGCTGCCTATTGGTTCTCCGCAAATCGCAAGGCTGACAACCCGCGATGCCACCTCAAAGAGTTTTCCGGCATTCTGCAGGCCGATGCCTATGCCGGCTACAAGCAACTTTATGACAGCGGGGACATTAAAGAAGCCGCCTGCTGGGCGCATTGGCGCCGCGACTTCCATGATATCTTCACCGCCACCAAATCAGAACTGGCCAGATACGCACTGGAGCAGATCGGTAAGCTTTATGACATTGAACGTCAGATCAGCGGAAAACCACCAGACCTGCGGCATGAAGTGAGGCAGAAGCACAGTAAACCCATCGCTCAGGCCTTCAAGGCCTGGTGCGAGGCTCAGCTTACCCGCATCTCAGGCAAATCACCGCTGGCCAAAGCCATCCGTTATGGCCTCTCCCGTTGGCACGCCTTCACCTTGTTCCTCGACGAGGGTCGCGTCGCGATCGACAACAATGCGGCTGAGCGCGCAGTCAGACCTATTGCATTGGGCCGTAAAAACTTCTTATTTGCCGGATCAATGGCCGGCGGAGAAACTCTGGCGGACGCCATGACGTTGATTGAAACCGCCAAACTCAATGGTCTCAACCCGCAGGACTATCTCACAGATGTCCTTGCCCGCATCAACGATCACATGATCAACCGCCTCCACGAGCTCCTGCCATGGAACTGGAAGCCGGACGCAAAATCACAGCGTCAAGCCCAAATCATGGCGCCTTGA
- a CDS encoding transposase has translation MIAAFSTRVHDRRGFDPSNNDLPPQQKLKKKILNQTQSSKAVLSGRLRLVARQKHSRALIESFEEWLNNHRAKVSRKSPLGEALSYIAKYWNGLIRFLDDGRIELDNNSVERTIRPITLNRKNALFAGHDAGAENWAMIASLIETCKLGAINPHTYLATTLTKIAQGHKQSKINELLPWNFEEQESQGVV, from the coding sequence GTGATTGCCGCCTTTTCTACCCGTGTCCACGACCGCCGTGGCTTCGATCCATCCAACAATGACTTGCCTCCTCAGCAAAAACTGAAGAAGAAAATACTCAATCAAACGCAATCAAGTAAGGCGGTCTTGAGCGGACGGTTACGTCTGGTCGCGCGTCAGAAACACAGCAGAGCGTTAATCGAATCCTTTGAAGAGTGGTTGAACAACCACAGGGCCAAGGTCTCCAGAAAATCACCTCTTGGAGAAGCCCTCAGTTATATTGCCAAATACTGGAATGGACTAATCCGCTTCCTTGACGATGGGCGCATAGAGCTGGACAACAATTCTGTTGAGCGCACAATCAGGCCAATAACTCTAAACCGCAAGAATGCATTATTTGCCGGTCATGATGCTGGAGCGGAAAACTGGGCCATGATCGCTTCTCTTATTGAAACTTGCAAACTGGGTGCTATCAACCCACACACCTACCTTGCAACCACACTCACAAAAATCGCCCAAGGCCACAAACAAAGCAAGATCAACGAACTCCTGCCCTGGAATTTTGAGGAACAAGAAAGTCAAGGTGTGGTCTAA